The Misgurnus anguillicaudatus chromosome 15, ASM2758022v2, whole genome shotgun sequence genome has a window encoding:
- the loxl1 gene encoding lysyl oxidase homolog 1 translates to MLQVVFITWWMLIGIAGGQSQPQQQSQTDDSNPWRQMIQWENNGRLYSLLNSGSEYVPARAQERDRNPRVLLADSPNRRSQGGNVRRQAPSRGSSDTVRGQARHPFGFGQVPNNWRQGAVGTGETSRLQSSTNTRFRPSSGSSSSSSSSSFNAPSYSQYPVPQQPSYGAPYDPISDRSNEPPFLGTGYSTGTGGGFTGGGYGGGGYQTGSFGGGSYNGGGPVSDDRYRYILPYEQPYPAVPPQPAQPPVADGLDHRYTHSLFNEDSRGSSNVAAPVSNGASSSFGSAPFQPAVQSPQYEQFPPFGRPQPQPPFLQPAPRNPLASNNAESTNINVGNVHRPQQRGLPDLVPDPNYVQASTYIQRAHMYSLRCAAEEKCLASSAYSPETKDYDVRVLLRFPQRVKNQGTADFMPNRPRHTWEWHSCHQHYHSMDEFSHYDLLEVSTGRRVAEGHKASFCLEDTTCDFGHLKRYACTSHTQGLSPGCYDTYNADIDCQWIDITDVQPGNYILKLQVNPKYLVHESDFTNNVVRCNIHYTGRFVKTSNCKISQS, encoded by the exons ATGCTACAGGTAGTTTTCATAACATGGTGGATGTTGATTGGAATCGCTGGAGGTCAGTCTCAACCTCAACAACAGTCTCAAACTGACGACTCAAACCCATGGAGACAGATGATTCAATGGGAGAATAATGGACGTTTATACAGTCTGCTCAATAGCGGGTCTGAATATGTCCCAGCTCGTGCTCAAGAGCGAGACAGGAACCCCAGGGTGCTTTTGGCTGATTCTCCTAACCGTAGATCACAAGGTGGAAATGTACGCAGGCAAGCACCTTCTAGAGGAAGCTCCGATACTGTGAGAGGACAAGCCAGACATCCCTTTGGATTTGGGCAAGTGCCTAATAACTGGCGTCAAGGCGCTGTTGGGACAGGTGAAACAAGCCGCTTACAGTCATCTACTAACACTCGTTTCAGACCATCCTCTGGATCATCATCCTCCTCATCGTCTTCATCCTTCAATGCCCCATCTTATTCACAGTATCCAGTCCCTCAACAGCCTTCTTATGGTGCTCCCTATGACCCAATTTCGGACAGATCAAATGAACCTCCCTTCCTTGGAACAGGGTATTCCACCGGCACTGGTGGTGGCTTCACTGGAGGAGGATATGGAGGGGGTGGATACCAAACTGGTAGTTTTGGAGGAGGTAGCTATAATGGAGGGGGTCCCGTATCTGATGACAGGTATCGCTACATTCTCCCTTATGAACAGCCATACCCTGCTGTTCCTCCCCAACCTGCACAGCCACCTGTCGCAGATGGATTGGACCACAGATATACCCACAGTTTGTTCAATGAAGACTCAAGAGGCTCGAGTAATGTTGCTGCACCTGTCTCTAATGGTGCATCGAGCAGTTTCGGGTCAGCACCATTCCAGCCTGCAGTGCAAAGTCCTCAGTACGAGCAGTTCCCGCCTTTCGGAAGGCCACAGCCGCAGCCTCCATTCTTGCAACCTGCTCCTCGAAACCCTCTCGCCTCCAACAATGCAGAGAGCACCAACATCAATGTAGGCAATGTTCACCGTCCTCAGCAAAGAG GTTTGCCTGACCTGGTTCCTGACCCGAACTATGTCCAAGCCTCAACATACATTCAAAGAGCCCACATGTACTCATTACGCTGTGCTGCAGAGGAGAAATGTTTGGCCAG CTCCGCTTATAGTCCTGAGACCAAAGACTATGATGTCAGGGTTCTTCTGCGGTTCCCTCAGAGGGTGAAAAACCAAGGAACGGCTGATTTTATGCCTAACCGACCTCGACATACCTGGGAATGGCACAGCTGTCACCA acaTTACCACAGTATGGATGAGTTCAGTCACTATGACCTTTTAGAGGTGAGCACTGGCCGCAGGGTGGCAGAGGGACACAAAGCGAGCTTTTGTCTGGAGGACACCACCTGTGACTTTGGCCACCTAAAACGATACGCTTGTACTTCTCATACCCAG GGTCTTAGCCCAGGTTGCTATGACACATACAATGCAGATATTGATTGTCAATGGATTGACATCACAGATGTTCAGCCAGGAAACTACATACTGAAG CTCCAGGTTAATCCCAAATACTTGGTGCATGAATCTGACTTCACTAACAATGTAGTCCGATGCAATATCCACTACACAGGACGCTTCGTCAAAACATCAAACTGTAAAATCTCCCA GTCATGA